The genomic segment TCCGCGATACGACCGAGCGCCAGCTCGTATCGGATGTCCCGGTGTGCACACTGCTGTCTGGCGGGCTGGATTCCAGCGCCTTGACGACGCTTGCAGTGCAATATTACGAGCAGACCGGGCAAGGAAATGTTCATACGTTTTCAGTCGATTATGCGGATAATGCCAAGCATTTTAAAGCTCATGCGTTTCAGCCAAACAGCGACGCCCCTTGGATCGAGCGTATGACCACCTACCTCGATACCATCCATCATCCGGTGCAGTTTGATACGCCGGAGCTGGTAGCCGCTTTGCGGGATGCCACCTTCGCCCGTGACCTGCCAGGCATGGCGGACGTCGATGCTTCGCTGCTTTTGTTTTGCCGTGAAATTAAAAAAGAAGCGACCGTCGCCATTTCTGGTGAGGCGGCCGATGAAATTTTTGGCGGCTATCCATGGTTCCACCGCGAGGATGCGCTGAACGCGTCCACCTTCCCATGGTCGCTCGCCTCGAATATGCGCGCCAGCCTGCTCGCCCCGGATGTGGAAAAATGGATTAAGCCGCTCGATTATATCGGCGACCGCTACGCCCAAGCGGTAGCAGAAGTGCCCCATCTGGATGGCGAAAGCGAGGCTGTACGCAAAATGCGGCAAATGTCTTATCTCAACATTACCCGCTTTATGCCAACGCTGCTGGACCGGAAGGACCGCATGAGCATGGCTGCCGGACTGGAAGTCCGCGTGCCATTTTGCGACCATCGCCTCGTGCAGTATGTATGGAATATTCCTTGGGATATTAAAACATCGGGAGACCGCGAAAAAGGCATTTTACGCAAGGCTCTCCGCGGCGTATTGCCAGACGATGTGCTGACACGCAAAAAAAGTCCGTATCCGAAGACGCATAATCCGAATTATTTAGCGGCTGTCAAAGGGCTGCTGCTTGACCTATTAAACGACTCCTCCTCCCCATTGCTCCCGCTCATTGATGTCAAAAAAGTGCGCGAGCTCGCCGAGTCTGCTGACGCCAGCTCCAATATCCCCTGGTTCGGCCAATTAATGTCTGGCCCCCAGCTGTTTGCTTATTTGTATCAAATGAATCTGTGGCTGAAGGAGTACAGCATTCGTATTAAATGATGCTACCGTTGTCGAAAACGGAGAAAGATCAATAGAACTTTCAATAAACAGCATTATGGATGCAGTAGATGAAATTATAGTCGTTGATACGGGCTCAAAAGATGAAACACTTGCCATTCTCAAACGGCTAGCTGAGGAACAAGAAAAAGTGCAGCTGCAGATCAAGGAAATGCCCGCCTCTGGATGCAGCTTGGAAGGGAAATGAAATCGTTTGACCCCGCCAAGGCGCTTCATTTTTTAAACCGCGCAGAGTCGCTTACAACAAATGAAGGCCTGCTGAAATGGATACGTGAAAGCAAAAACGGACTATAAAAAAAGGAAGCGGCACGCCTCGCAGCGTGCTCGCTTCCTTTTTAGTTATGAGTAGCCCTAATTTTTGCGCTGCTAGACCAGCTTCGGCAAAAGCTCCTTAAGCGCATTGCCGCGATGGCTGATCTGCTGCTTCTCTTCCTTGGACAGCTGCGCCATGCCGCGATTAAGCGTTGGCAGCCAAAACAATGGATCGTAGCCGAAGCCGCCATCCCCGCGCGGCTTGTCCATAATAAAGCCGTCAACGGTTCCTTCGGCTTCCATAAACTCGCCCGTCGCTGGATCGTACAGCGCCAGCACGCATACAAACTGCGCACGGCTCAGCAGCTTCGTGCCATCCTCCAGTGCCTCCGCCGCTTCAGGCAACGCCAAGCGGTTCAGCTCCGCTAGCAGCTTCGCATTATTCGAGCTGTCCGTAGCTCCTTCGCCAGAATATCTGGCTGAATATACGCCTGGAGCACCGGCAAGCGCTGCTACGCTCAAGCCGGAATCATCGGCGAGAACTGGCACCTGGAAGGCATCGCCCGCCGCCTTCGCTTTAATTCGCGCATTTGCCGAGAATGTATCGCCATCCTCCACAATATCCGCAAACTCTGGGTATTCGTTCAGGCTGACTACGCGCTTGCCAAGCTTCGCGAATGCGTGGGCAAATTCCTGGACCTTGCCCTCGTTTTTCGTAGCAATCAGAATGATCTCGCTGCTTAGCTCCATCATTTCTCTGCTCCTCCTCCGATCAGCCCTGCTGCTTCCCCAAGCACCTCGCGCTGCTTTGCAATCAGCTCAGCAATGCCGCCCTCCGCCAGTTCCAGAAGCTCATTCAGCTCCTTGCGGGAAAATGGCGCGTCCTCGCCTGTACCTTGAAGCTCCACAAATTGGCCGCTTCCCGTCATCACGACGTTCATGTCCACCTTGGCCTTAGAGTCCTCGTCATAAGCAAGGTCCAGCATCGGCTGATCTTGAATAACGCCTACGCTCACCGAAGCCAAATAATCTGTAATCGGATATTTCGTAAAGGTGACGTTCGTCGACAGCTTGTTCACTGCCAGACAAAGCGCGAGAAAAGAGCCAGTGATCGAGGTTGTGCGCGTGCCTCCATCCGCTTGAATGACATCGCAATCGAGCGTAATCGTTCTTTCTCCAAGCGCCTGCAAATCTACGACAGACCGCAAAGCTCTGCCAATGAGACGTTGGATTTCCATCGTACGGCCCGTCAGCTTGCCCTTAGCCGCCTCCCGATGATTGCGCGAATGGGTTGCTCTGGGCAGCATCGAATATTCCGCTGTAATCCAGCCTTTGCCCTGATTTTTCATAAAAGGAGGCACACGCTCCTCCACGCTTGCTGTACAAATGACCTTCGTTTCTCCGACCTCAATTAGGACGGATCCTTCCGCATATTTATTTACGCCCGCCGTAATGGTAACCGGTCGCAGCTCATTGGTTTGACGCCCATCTGTTCTCATCGTAATGCAGCCTCCTAGCCTATGTTTCAACACAATACTACCCATTTTACCAAAGTAAAACTAGAAAAGCATCCGTAACCGCAAAAAGAGAGCGCCTATGCGCCCTCTCCCTTTCTTGAAGCCATCACGTAAGGCTCCTTTGCATTTACTTTTATGATTTCATCGCATTCACATGATGCGGTCTGCCGACTGGCTCGTTGTAAGAAGTATTCTGATCATCTACAACGTTCGCTTCACCGTTCAACCGGATTTGAACTTTCGCTGCTCCTGTATTTTCTGTCACAGATAAGACGACGGCCTGCAGCATTTCAGCAGGAGCATTTTGGCCGCTCTCATAGGCGGTATCTTGAAGATCCACCGTTACAGTATCATCCTTCTGCTCAATACTTGTAACCTGAACATCATTGGTCATGACGCCATTCAGCTGCTTGCGGTTAAGCGGGCCGGCAATCAGTTCCTCCACCGCTGCCTTCACCGTCGACTCGGGCCTTGCGATTAGCCTTGTAACGGGAACATAATATTGCTCTTCATTGGATGTTTGGGAGGAGAAATACAGCGTAACTGGCGTTGAGTAAGCCGAGCTGACGCCATCTGCTGTTTCCAGGTTGATGCCGACTGAGCGAGTAAGCGGACGGTCCAGCGGGAAACCATCAACCGGCATTTCACTCAGCTTGCTGCCCTCGTACCATAGCTCCACCTTTTCAATTCCGGTCATCGCCGTCAGCGTCCACGTAATGGCTTCAACGATTTCCCGTTCTTTCGTTGCCGTATAATCTGCAAAAGGAGCGGAAAACTCTACTGTAGCCATCTTCAACTGCGGATCCACATGGTAGGATTTAATTTGAGTACCTTGTGGAATCACAGCCTGAAAATCTTCCGGAAGCTGGCTTTCATAAGCGCCGCCATCGACCATCATTTCCAGCGCCTTCTGCCCGGCCGCTTCTTTGCCGCCAAGCGTCGTACGCAGCGAGATTGGTGCAAGGTATCCATTTTTGTCCTCTAAGTATACGGTCAACTGCGTTTCTTCTCCCTGTGGATTTACGCTGCTTGTCTGTCCTGTATTCGTACCGTCAATGACGTTGGTTGATTCCGTCTGAGGCGGGTCAATCTCCTTGCTTGTCTCCGTTGAGAACAGCCCGCACCCTGCGCTCAGCAGAGGCACAACCATAACACCGCTTATCGCGGCAAGGCGAATCCATTTCGTTTGAACCATTTTGTTTTTTCCTCCTCTAGTGATTTTTGCCGCATGCGGCTTTGTACAACTCTCATTTTGTAGTAATATGTATACGAGCCCTTCCCCGTTTTAGACCAGTTTTGTCCACAAAATTACATCCAATAAGGGGGACACCAAGATGACAACACCACAACCATACAGCTTGAACAGCCGCAAGGTTGCCGAAGCGACGGAGGAGTGGCTTGTAAAGCGCGGCATTACGAAAATCGCCGTGGCCCAGCTCGTGCATTTTTTGCAAAAGGATTATTTCCCAGAGCTAACAATCGATGAATGCATCGTAAATGTTGACGCTGTTTTATCCAAACGCGAGGTGCAAAATGCAGTGCTCACCGGCATCCAGCTCGATATGCTCGCCGAGGAAGGCAAGCTGCTGCCGCCGCTTCAGGAGATGATTAAAAACGATGAAGGGCTATACGGCTGCGATGAAATTCTCGCCTTGTCCATCGTCAATGTATATGGAAGCATCGGCTTCACAAACTTCGGCTATATTGACAAGCTGAAGCC from the Paenibacillus sp. BIHB 4019 genome contains:
- the asnB gene encoding asparagine synthase (glutamine-hydrolyzing), which gives rise to MCGITGWIDWTRDLTQDSSILEKMTKTLELRGPDASGTWISAHCALGHRRLSVIDPENGAQPMIRRTEDDDLFIIVYNGELYNAGELRKELEAAGSKFTTTCDTEVLLLAFMHWGKACVERFNGIFAFAIWNVEEQELFLARDRLGVKPLFISQANGLFLFGSEPKAILAHPDVLPEVGAEGLAELFILGPARTPGQGVYKHITELLPAECMTVSQAGIRKAKYWSLESSPHTENVQETAEHVRDLLRDTTERQLVSDVPVCTLLSGGLDSSALTTLAVQYYEQTGQGNVHTFSVDYADNAKHFKAHAFQPNSDAPWIERMTTYLDTIHHPVQFDTPELVAALRDATFARDLPGMADVDASLLLFCREIKKEATVAISGEAADEIFGGYPWFHREDALNASTFPWSLASNMRASLLAPDVEKWIKPLDYIGDRYAQAVAEVPHLDGESEAVRKMRQMSYLNITRFMPTLLDRKDRMSMAAGLEVRVPFCDHRLVQYVWNIPWDIKTSGDREKGILRKALRGVLPDDVLTRKKSPYPKTHNPNYLAAVKGLLLDLLNDSSSPLLPLIDVKKVRELAESADASSNIPWFGQLMSGPQLFAYLYQMNLWLKEYSIRIK
- the rdgB gene encoding RdgB/HAM1 family non-canonical purine NTP pyrophosphatase — translated: MELSSEIILIATKNEGKVQEFAHAFAKLGKRVVSLNEYPEFADIVEDGDTFSANARIKAKAAGDAFQVPVLADDSGLSVAALAGAPGVYSARYSGEGATDSSNNAKLLAELNRLALPEAAEALEDGTKLLSRAQFVCVLALYDPATGEFMEAEGTVDGFIMDKPRGDGGFGYDPLFWLPTLNRGMAQLSKEEKQQISHRGNALKELLPKLV
- the rph gene encoding ribonuclease PH, with translation MRTDGRQTNELRPVTITAGVNKYAEGSVLIEVGETKVICTASVEERVPPFMKNQGKGWITAEYSMLPRATHSRNHREAAKGKLTGRTMEIQRLIGRALRSVVDLQALGERTITLDCDVIQADGGTRTTSITGSFLALCLAVNKLSTNVTFTKYPITDYLASVSVGVIQDQPMLDLAYDEDSKAKVDMNVVMTGSGQFVELQGTGEDAPFSRKELNELLELAEGGIAELIAKQREVLGEAAGLIGGGAEK
- a CDS encoding GerMN domain-containing protein, whose protein sequence is MVQTKWIRLAAISGVMVVPLLSAGCGLFSTETSKEIDPPQTESTNVIDGTNTGQTSSVNPQGEETQLTVYLEDKNGYLAPISLRTTLGGKEAAGQKALEMMVDGGAYESQLPEDFQAVIPQGTQIKSYHVDPQLKMATVEFSAPFADYTATKEREIVEAITWTLTAMTGIEKVELWYEGSKLSEMPVDGFPLDRPLTRSVGINLETADGVSSAYSTPVTLYFSSQTSNEEQYYVPVTRLIARPESTVKAAVEELIAGPLNRKQLNGVMTNDVQVTSIEQKDDTVTVDLQDTAYESGQNAPAEMLQAVVLSVTENTGAAKVQIRLNGEANVVDDQNTSYNEPVGRPHHVNAMKS
- a CDS encoding phosphatidylglycerophosphatase A, yielding MTTPQPYSLNSRKVAEATEEWLVKRGITKIAVAQLVHFLQKDYFPELTIDECIVNVDAVLSKREVQNAVLTGIQLDMLAEEGKLLPPLQEMIKNDEGLYGCDEILALSIVNVYGSIGFTNFGYIDKLKPGILKKLNDKSSGDVHTFLDDIIGAIAASAASRIAHRKQAEREGATNPPLD